From a single Lactococcus carnosus genomic region:
- the serS gene encoding serine--tRNA ligase gives MLDIKQIRNHFDTIEAKLKTRGVAPEKLYELRDFDAKRRELIIETEALKKQRNEASEAIGLAKRQKEDATTAIANMQAVSNQIKALDAELAVFDEKVTAIIELLPNIPADGVPVGTDEADNVEVKRVGDVPSFDFEPQAHWDLGEKLGILDWERGAKVTGSRFLFYKGLGARLERALYNFMLDEHAKEGYTEMITPYMVNHESMYGTGQYPKFKEDTFELADSDFVLIPTAEVPLTNYYRGEIIDGKDLPIYFTAMSPSFRSEAGSAGRDTRGLIRLHQFHKVEMVKFTKPEDSYQELDKMVADAGNILEKLGLAYRVLALSTGDMGFSAAKTFDLEVWIPAQNTYREISSCSNTEDFQARRAQIRYRDASGKTQLLHTLNGSGLAVGRTVAAILENYQNSDGSVTVPEVLRPYLGGISVIK, from the coding sequence ATGTTAGATATCAAACAAATTCGCAATCACTTTGACACCATTGAAGCTAAGCTCAAGACACGTGGTGTGGCCCCTGAAAAACTGTATGAGCTACGTGATTTTGATGCCAAAAGACGTGAGTTAATTATCGAGACTGAAGCGCTTAAAAAACAACGTAACGAGGCTTCCGAGGCTATTGGGTTAGCTAAGCGACAAAAAGAAGATGCGACGACTGCTATTGCAAACATGCAAGCAGTTTCTAATCAAATTAAAGCGCTTGATGCCGAACTTGCTGTCTTTGATGAAAAAGTCACTGCTATCATTGAACTTTTGCCCAATATCCCCGCTGATGGTGTGCCTGTAGGGACTGATGAAGCTGATAATGTAGAAGTCAAACGTGTCGGCGATGTACCAAGTTTTGATTTCGAGCCACAAGCACACTGGGACCTAGGAGAAAAGTTAGGCATCTTAGATTGGGAGCGTGGTGCTAAAGTCACTGGCTCAAGATTCTTGTTCTATAAAGGCTTAGGTGCACGCTTAGAACGTGCCCTCTATAACTTTATGCTAGATGAGCATGCCAAAGAAGGCTACACTGAAATGATCACCCCCTATATGGTCAATCATGAGTCTATGTACGGCACTGGTCAGTATCCAAAGTTCAAAGAAGATACATTTGAGTTAGCTGATAGTGATTTCGTCTTGATTCCAACAGCTGAAGTGCCGCTGACCAACTACTATCGTGGTGAAATTATCGATGGTAAGGACTTGCCGATTTACTTCACAGCCATGAGTCCATCTTTCCGTTCTGAGGCTGGCTCTGCTGGTCGTGATACGCGTGGCCTTATCCGTCTTCATCAATTCCATAAAGTAGAGATGGTTAAGTTTACTAAACCTGAAGACTCATACCAAGAGCTGGATAAGATGGTTGCAGATGCTGGTAATATTCTGGAAAAACTTGGCTTAGCTTATCGTGTCTTAGCGTTATCAACTGGTGACATGGGCTTCTCAGCAGCTAAAACCTTTGATTTGGAAGTTTGGATCCCAGCTCAAAATACCTATCGTGAAATTTCTAGTTGTTCAAATACAGAAGACTTCCAAGCACGTCGTGCGCAAATCCGTTACCGTGATGCATCAGGTAAAACACAACTCCTTCATACTTTAAATGGGTCTGGACTAGCTGTTGGCAGGACAGTTGCTGCTATTCTTGAAAACTACCAAAATTCTGATGGCTCTGTTACAGTTCCTGAAGTACTTCGCCCTTATCTCGGTGGTATCAGTGTGATCAAATAA
- a CDS encoding DUF956 family protein: MENWYNKVMVQSLNTKTSTPFAAIAYVGLGSVYGKLLIGDKAFEFFNDANVEDAIQIPWDTIYHVEGVVSRNNKIGRQIVVVLNRQGNSKRQNHLRFSSKESGKILKLVREQLGNDKVVKAPTIIRTLINKFTRRKG; encoded by the coding sequence ATGGAAAATTGGTATAATAAAGTCATGGTACAATCACTTAATACAAAAACGTCTACACCCTTTGCTGCCATTGCCTATGTTGGGCTTGGTAGTGTTTATGGTAAACTGCTGATCGGTGACAAAGCATTTGAGTTTTTTAATGATGCAAATGTTGAGGATGCGATTCAAATTCCGTGGGACACCATCTATCATGTGGAGGGTGTCGTTTCGAGAAACAACAAAATCGGGCGTCAGATTGTCGTCGTTCTAAACCGCCAAGGTAATAGTAAGCGTCAAAATCATCTGCGTTTCTCTTCCAAAGAATCTGGTAAAATTCTGAAATTGGTTCGTGAACAACTTGGCAACGACAAGGTTGTCAAGGCACCAACCATCATCAGGACACTTATTAATAAATTTACCCGCAGAAAAGGTTGA
- a CDS encoding PTS system mannose/fructose/sorbose family transporter subunit IID, whose amino-acid sequence MSEKIKLSKNDRLAVAWRSTFLQGSWNYERMQNLGWAFSLIPAIKKLYTTKEDRAAALTRHMEFFNTHPYVASPIIGVTLALEEERANGAAIDDVAIQGVKVGMMGPLAGIGDPVFWFTVRPILGAIGASLALTGNIVGPILFFVLWNVIRWAFIWYTQEFGYKAGSSITADLSGGVLQDITKGASILGMFILAVLVERWVSIKFVVEVSKVKLSQGAYIEWDKLASGSKGIKEAFAQVGSGLSQTPEKVTTLQNNLDSLIPGLSGLLLTFLCMWLLKKKVSPIIIILGLFIFGVVMHVLHIM is encoded by the coding sequence ATGAGTGAAAAAATTAAACTTTCAAAAAATGACCGTTTAGCCGTTGCTTGGCGTTCTACTTTCCTTCAAGGTTCTTGGAACTACGAACGGATGCAAAACTTAGGTTGGGCATTCTCGTTAATCCCAGCAATTAAAAAACTTTATACTACAAAAGAAGACCGTGCTGCTGCGTTGACACGTCACATGGAATTCTTTAATACCCATCCTTACGTAGCAAGCCCGATTATCGGTGTAACACTTGCTCTTGAAGAAGAACGCGCTAATGGTGCTGCTATCGATGACGTTGCAATTCAAGGCGTTAAAGTTGGTATGATGGGACCTCTTGCTGGTATCGGTGATCCAGTATTCTGGTTTACAGTTCGTCCTATCCTTGGTGCTATCGGGGCTTCACTTGCCTTGACTGGTAACATCGTAGGTCCAATCTTATTCTTTGTTCTTTGGAACGTGATTCGTTGGGCATTCATCTGGTATACACAAGAATTTGGTTACAAAGCTGGTTCTTCTATCACAGCTGACTTATCTGGTGGTGTCCTACAAGACATTACTAAAGGTGCTTCTATCCTCGGTATGTTTATCCTAGCCGTGCTTGTTGAACGCTGGGTATCTATTAAGTTTGTCGTAGAAGTATCTAAAGTAAAATTATCTCAAGGTGCTTACATCGAGTGGGATAAACTTGCTAGTGGTTCTAAAGGTATCAAAGAAGCCTTTGCACAAGTAGGTTCAGGCCTTTCTCAAACACCTGAAAAAGTAACAACACTACAAAACAACTTAGATAGTTTGATTCCAGGTCTTTCTGGCTTGCTCTTAACTTTCCTTTGCATGTGGTTACTTAAGAAAAAAGTTTCTCCAATCATTATCATCCTTGGATTATTTATCTTTGGTGTTGTGATGCATGTCTTACACATTATGTAA
- a CDS encoding PTS mannose/fructose/sorbose transporter subunit IIC, with amino-acid sequence MSIISIILVLIIAFFAGLEGILDQFQFHQPIISCTLIGLVTGHLTAGIILGGTIQMMALGWANIGAAVAPDAALAGVAAAIIMVQSGNFDTKGITVAFSTAIPLSVAGLFLTMIVRTISVGLVHGADAEAAKGNFAGLERFHFIALFLQGIRIVVPALALILVPTQSVQDALNAMPAWLTDGMAIGGGMVVAVGYALVINMMASREVWPFFAIGFALAAVTNLTLIALGAVGLALALIYLNLSKMGGNGNGSGGNSGSTDPIGDILNEY; translated from the coding sequence ATGTCAATTATATCTATTATTTTGGTTCTCATCATTGCTTTCTTTGCAGGTCTTGAAGGCATCTTGGACCAATTCCAATTTCACCAACCTATTATTTCTTGTACATTGATTGGTCTTGTGACTGGTCATTTGACAGCTGGTATTATTCTTGGTGGTACAATTCAAATGATGGCACTTGGTTGGGCAAACATCGGAGCTGCTGTTGCACCTGATGCTGCACTTGCTGGTGTTGCTGCTGCTATTATTATGGTTCAGTCTGGTAACTTTGATACAAAAGGCATTACTGTTGCATTTTCAACAGCGATCCCACTTTCAGTTGCTGGTCTCTTCCTTACAATGATCGTTCGTACAATCTCTGTTGGTCTCGTTCATGGTGCCGATGCTGAAGCTGCTAAAGGTAACTTCGCTGGTCTTGAACGCTTCCACTTCATCGCCTTGTTCCTACAAGGTATTCGTATTGTCGTGCCTGCGTTGGCTTTGATTTTAGTACCAACACAATCAGTACAAGATGCGCTTAACGCAATGCCTGCCTGGTTAACAGATGGTATGGCTATCGGTGGTGGTATGGTTGTTGCCGTAGGGTATGCCCTCGTAATCAACATGATGGCATCACGTGAAGTTTGGCCTTTCTTTGCTATTGGTTTCGCACTTGCTGCAGTGACTAACTTGACACTTATCGCACTTGGTGCAGTTGGACTTGCCCTTGCCCTCATTTACCTTAATCTTTCAAAAATGGGCGGTAATGGAAACGGATCTGGCGGAAATTCTGGCAGTACCGATCCTATCGGCGACATCTTAAACGAATACTAG
- a CDS encoding PTS sugar transporter subunit IIB, producing the protein MSIGIVIASHGEFAEGIHQSGSMIFGEQEKVQTVTFMPSEGPDDLRAKIDAAIATFDADDEILVLADLWSGSPFNQASAVLGENPDRNIAIITGLNLPMLIQAYTERMMDAEAGLEKVVSNILKEAKDGIRILPETLQPEELAPVASAAPAAVAAIPEGTVIGDGKLKINLVRIDTRLLHGQVATAWTPDSKADRIIVVSDAVAKDDMRKQLIGQAAPNGVKANVIPIAKMIEIAKDPRFGNTHAFLLFENPQDVLAVVEAGVPLDTINVGSMAHSTGKVMVNKVLSMDEKDVETFEKLRDLGVKFDVRKVPNDSKANLFDLIKKANIK; encoded by the coding sequence TTGAGTATCGGAATCGTAATTGCGAGCCACGGCGAATTTGCCGAAGGAATCCATCAATCAGGCTCAATGATTTTCGGTGAGCAAGAAAAAGTCCAAACGGTCACTTTCATGCCTAGCGAAGGTCCAGATGATTTGCGCGCCAAAATCGACGCTGCAATCGCTACATTTGACGCTGATGATGAGATTTTGGTCCTTGCTGATTTATGGAGTGGCTCTCCATTTAACCAAGCAAGCGCTGTTTTAGGAGAAAATCCTGACAGAAACATCGCCATTATCACTGGTTTGAATTTACCTATGTTAATTCAAGCCTACACAGAACGGATGATGGATGCTGAAGCCGGCTTAGAAAAAGTCGTTTCAAACATCCTGAAAGAAGCAAAAGACGGCATTAGAATCTTGCCTGAAACGCTTCAACCAGAAGAACTAGCACCAGTAGCATCAGCAGCACCTGCTGCAGTTGCTGCTATCCCTGAAGGCACAGTCATCGGTGACGGCAAGCTTAAAATTAATCTTGTCCGCATCGATACACGCTTACTCCACGGTCAAGTTGCAACAGCTTGGACACCTGACTCTAAAGCAGACCGCATCATCGTTGTATCTGATGCAGTGGCTAAAGATGACATGCGTAAACAACTGATTGGTCAAGCTGCACCAAATGGTGTCAAAGCAAACGTTATTCCAATCGCTAAAATGATTGAAATTGCAAAAGACCCACGTTTTGGTAACACCCATGCATTTTTATTATTTGAAAATCCACAAGATGTGCTTGCTGTCGTTGAAGCTGGTGTCCCATTAGATACAATTAACGTTGGCTCTATGGCGCACTCAACTGGTAAAGTGATGGTTAATAAAGTTTTATCTATGGATGAAAAAGATGTCGAAACTTTTGAAAAGCTTCGTGATCTTGGCGTTAAATTTGACGTCCGTAAAGTACCAAATGACTCAAAAGCTAATTTGTTCGATTTGATCAAAAAAGCTAACATTAAATAA
- a CDS encoding LysR family transcriptional regulator, with the protein MRIQQLKYIIKIVETGSMNEASKHLFVTQPSLSNAVRELEEEMNIKIFTRSTRGITLTSDGAEFLSYARQIVEQTELLEERYKFNREKKELFAVSAQHYAFVVESFASILHESDMRNYELILRETRTHEVIGDVRDFRSEIGVLYLTDFNRDVLTKLFSDSNLEFTPLFQTAPHIFISKQHPLADRASVKIEEMSAFPYLSYEQGERNSFYFSEEILSTARHDKSIVVSDRATLFNLLIGLDGYTISTGILNSDLNGDEIVSVLLDIDETIEIGYITHKKGLLSDLGQRFLAELKDKVTI; encoded by the coding sequence ATGAGAATCCAACAATTAAAATATATTATTAAAATCGTTGAAACAGGCTCGATGAATGAGGCATCTAAACATCTATTTGTGACGCAACCTTCCCTATCTAATGCAGTGAGAGAATTAGAAGAGGAGATGAATATTAAGATTTTTACCAGGTCAACGCGTGGTATTACACTGACTTCAGATGGTGCAGAATTCTTATCTTATGCAAGACAAATCGTTGAACAGACAGAATTACTAGAAGAACGTTATAAATTTAATCGAGAGAAAAAAGAGTTATTTGCGGTTTCAGCACAGCATTATGCATTTGTGGTTGAAAGTTTTGCAAGTATCCTACATGAAAGTGACATGAGAAATTATGAACTTATTTTACGTGAAACGAGAACACATGAAGTGATAGGTGATGTTAGAGATTTCAGATCAGAGATTGGCGTATTATACTTAACTGATTTTAATCGTGACGTATTAACCAAACTTTTTAGTGATAGTAACCTTGAATTTACGCCACTATTCCAAACAGCACCCCATATTTTCATTTCAAAACAGCATCCCTTGGCCGATAGAGCATCTGTTAAAATAGAAGAAATGTCTGCATTTCCTTATTTAAGTTATGAACAAGGGGAGCGCAACTCGTTTTATTTTTCTGAGGAAATTCTCTCAACTGCCAGACATGATAAGTCTATTGTTGTGTCAGATAGAGCAACCTTGTTTAACTTGCTTATTGGGCTTGATGGGTATACCATTTCAACAGGCATTTTAAATAGTGACTTAAATGGGGATGAAATTGTAAGTGTCCTATTAGATATAGATGAAACAATTGAGATTGGCTACATTACTCATAAGAAGGGCCTGCTATCGGATCTTGGACAGCGCTTTTTAGCGGAATTAAAAGATAAGGTTACGATATAA
- a CDS encoding EbsA family protein gives MIKIFGKYRYHWQPELSFTIIYWCLSVTPIFISLALLYENTQISTSSFVLFIVFVVLVWLGFQRYFEISEDEDLLLSRGLVPGYAAKTVISSITKVAVSKRAIIIYDDRTTKGRIFYMRKWPKKYFIDTLVINPNFKGELILIGQLDHYFNSYLKDKKQH, from the coding sequence GTGATTAAAATATTTGGAAAATATAGGTATCATTGGCAACCAGAGCTATCTTTTACAATTATTTACTGGTGTCTCTCAGTAACACCTATTTTTATTAGTTTGGCATTATTATATGAAAACACGCAAATTTCTACCTCTTCATTTGTCTTATTCATTGTCTTTGTTGTGTTAGTTTGGCTCGGCTTTCAGCGCTATTTTGAAATCTCTGAAGATGAGGACTTGCTACTTTCTAGAGGTTTAGTACCTGGTTACGCAGCTAAAACTGTGATATCAAGTATCACTAAAGTAGCAGTTAGTAAAAGAGCGATTATCATTTATGATGATCGAACAACAAAAGGTAGAATCTTTTATATGAGAAAGTGGCCAAAAAAATATTTTATTGATACCTTAGTTATCAATCCTAATTTTAAGGGTGAGTTAATTTTAATTGGTCAATTAGATCATTATTTTAATAGTTATCTAAAAGATAAAAAACAACATTAA
- a CDS encoding ferredoxin — MIIEILPEQCIACGLCHTYNKIFDYDIDGLVRFENDETVLEIPSDPSLTQAAKTCPTHAIKIKSEFT; from the coding sequence ATGATAATAGAAATCCTACCAGAACAATGTATTGCCTGTGGTCTTTGCCATACCTATAATAAAATTTTCGATTACGACATAGATGGCTTAGTTCGCTTTGAAAATGATGAGACAGTCCTTGAAATACCATCTGATCCAAGTCTTACTCAAGCAGCTAAGACCTGTCCTACTCATGCTATTAAAATAAAATCAGAGTTTACCTGA
- a CDS encoding SAG1386/EF1546 family surface-associated protein, with product MAKNKEPWNNEIYGAMQESREGTPPKRSNKKKQASTNFLTFLVILLVVIIGGIIMIIVWNNRLVDNTKISSSFYTSKSSVSKSVSSEASSSAQAPSSEATPPASSSSATPASDTTTVLAGEGLYAIAARTGASAEAIAKANGMTVANWYANPGDVVKLK from the coding sequence ATGGCCAAAAATAAAGAACCATGGAATAACGAAATATATGGCGCCATGCAAGAATCACGAGAAGGTACGCCTCCGAAACGGTCAAATAAAAAGAAGCAAGCATCAACAAATTTTTTGACGTTTCTAGTGATTCTCTTAGTTGTCATCATTGGTGGTATTATCATGATTATTGTTTGGAACAATCGTCTAGTTGATAACACAAAAATCTCATCGAGCTTTTATACCAGTAAATCGAGTGTATCAAAATCAGTGTCTTCAGAAGCATCAAGTAGTGCGCAAGCACCATCTTCAGAAGCGACACCACCAGCAAGTTCGTCGTCAGCTACACCTGCAAGTGATACGACAACTGTCCTAGCAGGAGAAGGCTTGTATGCTATTGCAGCTAGAACAGGTGCATCTGCTGAAGCAATTGCAAAAGCTAACGGGATGACTGTGGCAAATTGGTACGCTAACCCAGGGGATGTAGTGAAATTAAAATGA
- the cmk gene encoding (d)CMP kinase has protein sequence MKNIRIAIDGPASSGKSTVAKLIAKDFDIIYLDTGAMYRVATYIALCNGLSETDGTSIIGVLKENPISFGNAPEGQLVYTGEVDVTHAIRQNDVTNAVSKISAVTEIRDYLVDVQREIASHGGIVMDGRDIGTVVLPDAELKIFLVASVEERAQRRYKENLQKGIETDYDLLKFEISERDRKDTTRQVSPLKQASDAILIDTTGITISEVVSKIEDYARKV, from the coding sequence ATAAAAAATATACGGATTGCAATCGACGGACCAGCTTCCAGTGGTAAATCAACAGTCGCTAAACTAATTGCTAAGGACTTTGATATCATTTACCTTGATACGGGTGCTATGTATCGTGTTGCAACCTACATTGCACTTTGTAATGGGTTATCTGAGACTGATGGTACAAGTATCATTGGGGTGTTAAAAGAGAACCCAATTTCCTTTGGGAACGCGCCGGAAGGCCAGCTTGTTTATACTGGTGAAGTTGATGTAACACATGCCATTCGACAAAATGATGTCACCAATGCGGTCTCTAAAATTTCAGCTGTGACTGAAATTCGTGACTATTTAGTTGATGTCCAACGCGAGATTGCAAGTCATGGTGGGATTGTAATGGATGGCCGTGATATTGGGACTGTCGTATTACCTGATGCTGAACTTAAAATTTTTCTAGTTGCTTCAGTTGAAGAACGTGCGCAACGCCGTTATAAAGAAAATTTACAAAAAGGCATCGAAACGGATTACGATTTGTTGAAATTTGAGATTTCTGAGAGAGATCGTAAGGACACGACGCGACAAGTTAGTCCTTTAAAACAAGCAAGTGATGCAATCCTCATAGATACAACCGGTATCACTATTTCAGAAGTTGTCTCAAAAATAGAAGATTATGCAAGAAAAGTCTGA
- a CDS encoding LCP family protein — MDQRVKLRIDYLHANLKYLNDAELSEYNRLTGQHFIRHHQAPQQDERYDNGQFNQVNQNAQYNQQGQNRSDMYQQSHYDVDGGQPNPSMHQPNHKKNKKKRKKVGFFKKLRRFILLVLILMIGFFIYGYQRGKSKAPEGLKTEKFSGKKPASGAINILILGTDQRDFQNTGDARSDSIMVMQINSKDHKVKLVSFMRDTLVYQPGVSQYGADTKINVAYNIGEQDHNQGAEYMREVLNKNFGIDITYYALVNFNSFATVIDSLYPMGLKIDAQFSTVDQQKVDSVKVPDDLNWTPTHQDPVQVIKTGPQKMDGRTLLNYARFRKDDEGDYGRTKRQQQVMKAIMSGVKNPLTLFTGSSALGTIKGVTSTDLTNSFMLTKAPRLLFDASKGIESHTVPENGDWVDAMDQYGGAGLLIDFDKYQAKLKDLLG, encoded by the coding sequence ATGGATCAAAGAGTAAAATTAAGAATAGACTATTTACATGCGAATCTCAAGTATCTAAATGATGCAGAGCTATCAGAATATAATCGATTGACTGGACAGCATTTTATACGGCATCATCAAGCGCCACAGCAAGATGAGCGCTACGATAATGGCCAATTTAATCAAGTCAATCAGAATGCCCAATATAATCAGCAAGGACAAAATCGTTCTGATATGTACCAGCAATCGCACTATGATGTCGATGGTGGGCAACCTAATCCTAGTATGCATCAACCCAATCATAAAAAAAACAAAAAAAAACGAAAAAAAGTTGGTTTTTTTAAAAAGCTAAGACGTTTCATTTTGCTGGTTCTGATTTTAATGATCGGATTTTTTATATATGGCTATCAACGTGGTAAGAGTAAAGCACCTGAAGGATTAAAAACGGAAAAATTTTCTGGTAAGAAACCTGCTTCAGGGGCTATTAATATTTTAATTCTTGGTACAGACCAACGTGATTTTCAAAATACTGGTGATGCGCGAAGTGACTCCATTATGGTCATGCAGATTAATAGCAAAGATCACAAGGTCAAACTGGTCAGTTTTATGCGAGATACCCTCGTCTATCAACCAGGTGTTAGCCAATATGGTGCAGATACCAAGATTAATGTTGCCTATAATATCGGTGAACAAGATCATAATCAAGGTGCTGAATATATGCGTGAAGTCTTGAATAAAAATTTTGGCATCGATATTACTTATTACGCTTTGGTTAACTTTAACAGTTTTGCAACTGTTATCGACTCTCTCTACCCGATGGGCCTTAAAATAGATGCCCAATTTTCAACGGTTGATCAACAAAAAGTTGATTCAGTCAAAGTACCAGATGACTTGAATTGGACACCGACACATCAAGATCCAGTCCAGGTGATTAAAACGGGACCTCAGAAGATGGATGGTCGTACCTTACTTAACTATGCAAGATTCCGTAAAGATGATGAGGGTGACTATGGTCGTACCAAACGCCAACAACAAGTGATGAAGGCCATCATGTCTGGTGTTAAAAATCCCTTAACTCTATTTACAGGAAGTTCAGCCTTAGGAACGATAAAAGGTGTGACCTCGACTGACCTGACAAATTCATTTATGCTGACCAAAGCCCCACGCTTACTGTTTGATGCAAGTAAGGGAATTGAAAGTCATACGGTTCCTGAAAATGGTGACTGGGTTGATGCAATGGATCAATATGGTGGCGCCGGTTTATTGATTGATTTTGATAAGTACCAAGCTAAATTAAAAGATCTTTTGGGATAA
- a CDS encoding LacI family DNA-binding transcriptional regulator — translation MVSIKEIAKYTGASPTTVSNVIHGRTGKVSKEKFQQIQEALEKFNYSEQMAGRILANNGSRIIGFIIQDDLGLEAMEFSNPYIGELTQAIEYYIRKQGYYLIYHRSKSFDESLRVMQSWQMEGVILSGVQPNELVAWHKHLKTPAVFLDAFEDQTSDIKGKIYNVGLDDRAEAKKMTDFLITAGHTEIAFLSRGGSETWQGVDASRRDGVLDALKQHKLSLDKSIIGIPVLISEFEAWLDAFISRGFYGKTALFFSSDLLASYALSRIQRAGIKIPEDISVVGFDGNILSQVASPKLTTIFQDLSLKADMAITLLFKQMNQDVISENNVLIKGELVERETVKYRQD, via the coding sequence ATGGTATCAATTAAAGAAATTGCAAAATATACGGGTGCTAGTCCGACAACAGTATCAAATGTTATTCATGGACGAACTGGAAAAGTCTCGAAAGAAAAATTTCAACAAATACAAGAGGCACTTGAAAAATTTAACTACAGTGAGCAAATGGCTGGTCGAATCTTAGCCAATAATGGCTCAAGGATTATAGGCTTTATTATTCAAGATGACCTAGGTCTGGAAGCAATGGAGTTTAGCAACCCATATATCGGTGAGTTAACACAGGCGATTGAATATTATATTCGTAAGCAAGGTTATTATCTGATTTATCATCGCTCTAAATCATTCGACGAAAGTTTGAGAGTGATGCAATCATGGCAGATGGAAGGTGTGATCTTATCTGGTGTACAACCAAATGAATTGGTCGCTTGGCATAAACATCTCAAAACACCTGCCGTTTTTTTAGATGCATTTGAGGATCAAACCTCGGATATTAAAGGAAAAATCTATAATGTTGGACTGGATGATCGGGCTGAAGCCAAAAAAATGACAGATTTTCTGATTACTGCTGGTCATACGGAAATCGCCTTCTTATCCCGAGGTGGTTCAGAGACTTGGCAAGGTGTAGATGCTAGTCGGCGAGATGGTGTTTTAGATGCACTGAAGCAGCATAAGTTGTCTTTAGATAAGTCAATAATTGGTATACCAGTTTTGATATCAGAATTTGAGGCATGGTTAGACGCCTTTATTTCTCGGGGATTTTATGGTAAAACTGCTTTGTTTTTTTCTTCTGATTTACTGGCATCTTATGCGCTTTCTCGCATTCAGCGTGCAGGTATCAAAATTCCCGAGGATATTTCCGTGGTTGGATTTGATGGGAATATCCTCAGTCAAGTTGCCTCGCCGAAATTAACCACGATATTTCAAGACTTAAGTTTAAAAGCGGATATGGCGATTACTCTGTTGTTCAAACAGATGAATCAGGATGTTATATCCGAGAATAATGTCTTGATTAAAGGAGAACTGGTAGAGAGGGAAACGGTTAAGTACAGACAAGATTAA